From Theileria annulata chromosome 1, complete sequence, *** SEQUENCING IN PROGRESS ***, one genomic window encodes:
- a CDS encoding Bromodomain protein, putative (Contains a putative Bromodomain (1.75e-12) and shows weak hit to C2HC type zinc-finger domain (1.67e-01)), whose product MPNSDSDYEPSMDKEEMNEPDTKVTTNTSFPFFSLSTLPKMNIAEQDFSYDPDEAKKTMNLRPSGPVSLFGSQAGVMNGFFSATQGSHLQTPGNFQTNKINKPAGVGKSRVCDGGSNNVSEVGSAIEDGTMEMFRYDPQSIQGSKKESLTDSKLIQPHRMLPMFPFVPSISEEGLGKDFSRGKEHGRDYTKRDLKHLKHSLSRKSSEFHETFKGVTASVEIREMCQVKIWKKMIEKNRSLFKLPDNLKPQTSEQPPQQPPKVDPAHTEQKSEPEQIDNKLESDKIDSDKKAKKSIKDMEMAWAINRFYTLSDEIVVDLDLFEEEDDLDSEMHALRRSLRKLSNLKIKVYPYQLMNYPSKISNNTNKNLFWLMDDDLSDQQDESDGLEIDEPDQLEANVQKQQDLEQEKQMEKVEESELNEMEPEELKQPEQTDEKEDVIDELELELELENELDDIENELERELSKETVSVTESTEPILEKRSEVFERFGELEEFNLPKKENFNLYDYNYRWNKFRSELNHKLTLSDFLEFENHIKSFYGITSRTNDTDGQSVGKSEKKSEDEVNIGLLLKLYKVSKTNLKLLLHYKHPEISTIVNSVIYDLNSSKIVYSSVSEDVDSKDDLLLNVPYKEDHGESINDRTTEKGDKDETVILSGKESDVRRQWRKRLQTMSKETRLALVNMGKSLKYIENAFMNIESSRAYDSMVEYCEVNTFFKNCDYVNILNHSFDSHYLSQGPHETGKDDEILNKRELIHTRVARNLVNILPLVGNKAKIHFSRFHKLDFRTSVLSSICGSKKKKEEDQKWSIKWQVYPVVKSIINMNYKDDDIVDGLQNHCSNYFVNSADLSLNDDTKIVLLEYVEQYPLLLNNIGMTSRIDTYINSSGGNGRDNGEQNNKENVLGNVVYNNEYELFGVNHQLKPNEIQSIVDNTLFKAPIFYPLNSNEGMERKKKTLFCPENTQFDREKTQPETEKIKVTSNRVLNNNNDILNLGIPMYDFIMTRSSINSQSNQPNETNSGADELLYIRELDNSLLCTVGQCEPKITINSPKSKNYLEDNKLLLKAWVLKTAMINPLTDMKRLRKVARKKFYPVIPEKEITAVLKQVESTSIFSMRPQALEKMIQATIKPEVVCSLESTRSQKFRVKSRGISRLMSHEGISVVCSILQQQENHFKSSISQALEKLKSLKKTYYTRLVTLNIDQNIVTNKLQKFNIPLNQYTLYGLSQSSSDNDNLNTFNSKNDNEESKETPSGISARVGYIEKILKLTSWNIANDVRMVLKGNGQFSLYGLGDPSNSGLAINLLKRQIYTNINTNMGSNIYNISIVGNNYEDLRKLSMEELSKRLLMYGVSEAVIKTLPRWDQVALVRQYRDGFGVVKNFDDSNKFRIPPSEYQSQLRQIILKQKSVLAHSRLDYTEDEYEADEKVVRIDSTDLINVNKVNDIGADSFVSVGNDSVEKVDDIEKEREELRLLKESINMKKNIDLVIDDSNLIPVLGLMWLRQSRKTPSEPFGSERAVFVYGQENIEKVLRWRKRCAEKKTHIPNETIFVSNVNNNFGKRICRNCGQSGHIASNPKCPLYSGDKLKHDPLSRQTRKEPEVDTSDDDLLTKPIAIMKDTESLFHTFNTTYDSDIEFPLEPSESKRKRSSDTFDPLHRLKYHQSSDFKTIGTSGVDIASTINGGVNGLNNINGVDIDDHGIISTPDIKIINKIITSIEKENRYKPFMNRISETIAPNYYKVIQKPVWLSLIKLRVKNKYYTTISSLMTDILLLEINCKLYNSEHSQNAWLRHMSQILVDDLSSRISSHIQNKQHAKLIQHIHSNHINSYRNSLNTLNGIAVNTQNTVNTEETSFNTQQTSFSSQITVNTDDSSYNTQQTNYNTQGTDLNTQPTNYNTQQTDLNTQDVNSVSDA is encoded by the exons aTGCCAAATAGCGATTCTGACTATGAGCCCTCAATGGATAAAGAAGAAATGAATGAACCTGATACCAAAGTGACGACGAACACCTCATTTCCATTCTTCAGCCTCTCAACGTTGCCTAAAATGAACATCGCAGAACAAGATTTTAGCTATGATCCAGATGAAGCTAAAAAAACTATGAATCTTCGACCCTCAGGACCAGTAAGCTTGTTCGGCTCCCAAGCCGGAGTGATGAACGGGTTTTTTTCGGCCACTCAAGGAAGTCATCTACAAACACCAGGCAACTTTCAGACAAATAAGATAAATAAACCAGCGGGTGTGGGCAAGAGCCGAGTGTGTGACGGCGGATCTAATAATGTGTCGGAGGTCGGCAGTGCGATAGAAGATGGAACGATGGAGATGTTCAGATACGACCCGCAGTCGATCCAAGGAAGTAAGAAAGAATCTTTGACTGATTCTAAGTTGATTCAGCCCCATCGTATGCTCCCGATGTTCCCCTTTGTCCCATCTATATCGGAAGAGGGTTTAGGTAAGGATTTTTCAAGGGGGAAGGAGCACGGCAGAGACTATACCAAACGCGATTTGAAGCACTTAAAACACTCTTTGAGCAGAAAATCCTCAGAGTTTCATGAAACTTTCAAGGGTGTAACAGCCTCAGTCGAAATCCGTGAAATGTGCCAAGTCAAAATCTGGAAGAAGATGATTGAAAAAAACAGATCCCTTTTCAAACTCCCTGATAATCTCAAACCTCAAACTTCGGAACAACCTCCACAACAACCGCCTAAAGTAGACCCCGCCCATACAGAACAGAAATCAGAACCTGAACAGatagataataaattagaatcCGATAAAATCGACTCTGATAAGAAGGCAAAAAAATCCATTAAAGATATGGAAATGGCATGGGCAATTAATCGATTTTACACACTCTCAG ATGAAATAGTGGTTGATTTGGATTTGTTCGAAGAAGAAGACGACCTGGATAGTGAAATGCACGCGCTGAGAAGGTCGCTGCGGAAACTGTCAAACCTAAAGATTAAGGTTTACCCTTACCAACTAATGAATTATCCCTcaaaaatatcaaataataccaataaaa ACCTTTTCTGGTTAATGGACGATGATTTATCAGATCAACAAGATGAATCAGATGGATTGGAAATAGATGAACCTGATCAACTAGAAGCTAATGTACAAAAACAACAAGATTTGGAACAAGAAAAACAAATGGAGAAGGTAGAAGAATctgaattaaatgaaatggAACCAGAAGAATTAAAACAACCAGAACAAACAGATGAGAAGGAAGATGTGATTGATGAATTGGAATTGGAGCTGGAGTTGGAAAACGAGTTGGATGATATAGAGAATGAATTAGAGAGAGAATTGTCAAAGGAAACGGTGTCAGTAACGGAGTCAACGGAGCCAATTTTGGAGAAAAGAAGTGAAGTATTTGAACGATTCGGAGAGTTGGAAGAGTTCAACCTCCCcaaaaaagaaaatttcAATCTCTACGATTATAATTATAGGTGGAATAAGTTCAGAAGTGAACTTAACCATAAACTGACACTCTCAGATTTCCTGGAATTTGAAAACCATATCAAGAGTTTCTATGGAATTACAAGCAGAACTAATGATACAGATGGACAATCGGTAGGAAAATCAGAAAAGAAATCTGAAGATGAGGTAAACATAGGATTACTATTAAAGTTATATAAAGTCAGTAAGACAAACCTGAAGTTATTGTTGCATTACAAACATCCTGAAATTTCAACAATAGTAAACAGCGTAATTTATGACCTAAACTCATCAAAAATTGTGTATAGCAGTGTTTCTGAGGATGTAGATAGCAAGGACGATTTGTTACTAAATGTACCATATAAAGAAGATCACGGTGAATCCATAAACGATAGGACCACTGAAAAGGGTGATAAGGACGAAACTGTGATATTGTCAGGTAAAGAAAGTGATGTTAGAAGACAATGGAGAAAACGTTTGCAAACAATGAGCAAAGAAACACGTCTAGCATTAGTAAACATGGGAAAGAGTTTAAAGTATATTGAGAACGCGTTTATGAATATCGAGTCTTCCAGAGCGTACGATTCTATGGTTGAGTACTGTGAAGTTAACACCTTCTTCAAGAACTGCGACTATGTAAATATTCTAAACCACTCATTTGACTCTCATTATCTATCGCAGGGCCCTCATGAAACAGGGAAAGATGATGAAATACTCAATAAGCGAGAGTTAATACACACAAGAGTAGCAAGAAATCTAGTTAACATCCTGCCATTGGTTGGAAATAAGGCAAAGATACACTTTTCAAGGTTCCATAAACTCGACTTCAGAACATCGGTACTCAGTAGCATTTGTGGAAGTAAGAAGAAAAAAGAAGAAGACCAAAAGTGGAGTATAAAATGGCAAGTTTATCCAGTGGTGAaatcaataataaatatgaattataaAGATGATGACATAGTTGATGGGCTTCAAAATCACTGTAGTAATTATTTCGTGAACTCAGCAGACCTGAGTCTGAACGATGATACCAAGATTGTGTTGCTGGAATACGTAGAACAGTACCCACTACTGCTGAATAATATCGGAATGACATCTAGGATTGATACTTACATAAATTCTAGCGGTGGAAATGGTAGGGATAACGGAgaacaaaataataaagaaaatgtGCTGGGAAATGTAGTATACaataatgaatatgaaTTGTTTGGAGTAAACCATCAGTTAAAACCCAACGAGATACAATCAATTGTAGATAACACACTTTTCAAAGCCCCAATATTCTACCCACTCAATTCCAATG AAGGAATGGAAAGGAAGAAAAAAACTTTATTTTGTCCTGAAAATACACAATTCGATCGTGAAAAGACACAACCGGAAAcagaaaaaataaaggtGACATCGAACAGAgtattgaataataataatgatatcTTGAACTTGGGAATACCAATGTATGACTTTATAATGACACGATCCTCAATTAATTCACAGTCAAACCAGCCAAATGAAACAAATTCTGGTGCAGATGAGTTGTTGTACATAAGGGAGTTGGATAATAGCCTATTGTGCACAGTGGGACAATGTGAGCCTAAAATCACAATAAATAGCCCGAAGAGTAAGAACTATCTGGAGGATAACAAGTTATTGCTGAAGGCGTGGGTGCTAAAGACAGCAATGATTAACCCGTTGACTGATATGAAAAGGCTACGTAAAGTTGCTAGGAAGAAGTTTTACCCAGTGATTCCAGAAAAAGAAATTACAGCAGTACTTAAACAGGTAGAAAGTACTTCAATTTTCAGTATGCGTCCACAAGCACTTGAGAAGATGATCCAAGCAACAATAAAACCAGAAGTTGTGTGTTCGTTAGAGAGCACACGATCCCAGAAATTCAGAGTCAAATCGAGAGGAATCAGCCGTTTGATGAGCCACGAAGGAATTTCAGTGGTCTGCTCAATCCTACAACAGCAGGAAAACCACTTCAAAAGTTCCATTTCACAAGCACTAGAAAAGCTCAAAAGCCTTAAGAAAACATACTACACAAGATTAGTCACGCTGAACATTGATCAGAACATCGTTACAAATAAACTACAAAAATTCAATATTCCACTCAATCAATACACCCTCTACGGTCTTTCACAATCATCCAGcgataatgataatttaaacacatttaattccaaaaatgataatgaagaaaGTAAGGAAACTCCGAGTGGAATAAGCGCAAGAGTAGGATATATAGAAAAGATATTGAAGTTGACAAGCTGGAATATAGCAAATGATGTAAGAATGGTATTGAAAGGGAATGGCCAGTTTTCATTATACGGTTTAGGAGACCCATCAAATTCAGGTTTGgcaataaatttactaaagCGCCAGATCTATACGAACATTAACACAAACATGGGAAGTAACATATACAACATCAGCATTGTTGGAAACAACTACGAAGACTTGCGCAAACTCTCGATGGAGGAACTCTCAAAGCGTCTACTGATGTACGGAGTCAGTGAAGCCGTAATTAAAACGCTCCCACGCTGGGACCAAGTGGCACTCGTACGACAATACCGAGATGGTTTCGGAGTAGTCAAAAATTTTGACGACTCCAATAAGTTCAGAATCCCACCCAGCGAATATCAGTCCCAACTCAGACAAATCATACTTAAACAAAAGTCTGTACTCGCACATTCACGCTTAGATTACACGGAAGATGAATATGAAGCTGATGAAAAGGTAGTTAGAATTGATTCTACggatttaattaatgttaaCAAGGTCAATGATATAGGAGCTGACTCATTTGTAAGTGTTGGTAATGACTCGGTGGAGAAAGTGGACGATATAGAGAAGGAAAGAGAAGAGTTAAGACTATTGAAGGaatcaattaatatgaAGAAGAATATCGATTTGGTGATAGATGATAGTAATTTGATACCTGTTTTGGGCCTAATGTGGTTACGCCAGAGTAGGAAAACACCCTCAGAGCCCTTTGGGAGTGAAAGAGCAGTATTTGTATACGGCCAAGAGAATATAGAAAAGGTGTTACGTTGGAGAAAGCGTTGCGCAGAGAAGAAGACACACATTCCAAACGAGACTATCTTTGTGAGCAACGTTAACAATAACTTTGGAAAACGCATTTGCCGCAATTGCGGACAGTCAGGACATATCGCATCAAACCCCAAATGCCCGCTATACTCTGGAGATAAACTCAAACACGACCCACTTTCAAGACAAACACGGAAGGAGCCGGAAGTCGACACCAGTGACGATGATTTATTAACAAAACCAATCGCAATCATGAAGGATACCGAGTCACTGTTCCATACTTTCAACACTACTTATGACTCAGATATAGAATTCCCACTAGAACCTTCAGAATCTAAGCGGAAGCGTTCATCGGACACATTTGACCCTCTTCACAGACTTAAATACCATCAATCGAGTGATTTCAAGACCATTGGTACTAGTGGAGTTGATATTGCTAGCACTATTAACGGCGGAGTTAATGGgcttaataatattaacgGAGTTGATATAGATGATCACGGTATAATAAGCACACCAGACATtaagataataaataaaataataacaagTATAGAGAAAGAGAATAGATATAAGCCATTTATGAACAGAATATCGGAAACCATCGCcccaaattattataaagtGATTCAGAAACCAGTTTGGCTTTCACTTATCAAACTCAGAGTCAAAAACAAGTATTACACAACAATTTCAAGCCTCATGACTGACATTCTTCTCCTTGAAATAAACTGCAAGCTTTACAACTCAGAGCATTCACAAAACGCATGGTTAAGGCACATGTCACAGATACTTGTTGACGACCTCAGTTCCAGAATCTCATCTCACATTCAAAACAAGCAACATGCCAAACTTATTCAACACATACACTCAAACCATATTAATTCCTATCGCAACTCCCTTAATACTCTCAATGGCATTGCTGTAAACACCCAGAATACTGTTAATACTGAGGAAACTAGTTTTAACACTCAGCAGACTAGCTTTAGTAGTCAGATTACCGTTAACACTGATGACAGTAGTTACAATACTCAGCAAACTAATTACAATACACAAGGTACAGATTTAAATACACAACCAACTAATTACAACACTCAACAAACTGATTTAAATACACAAGATGTGAATTCCGTTTCTGATGCCTGA
- a CDS encoding P24 family protein, putative (1 probable transmembrane helix predicted for TA21230 by TMHMM2.0 at aa 221-243;~Signal peptide predicted for TA21230 by SignalP 2.0 HMM (Signal peptide probability 0.765, signal anchor probability 0.000) with cleavage site probability 0.573 between residues 22 and 23) — MISLKHILIFLSSWWFLEKIITLDVKLCSCMYEEYPDHDLDMTPPDSLDREEDFHDDIPYYNEWNEKMADFHPKSLLSVLISPKSSEVFYETVVKQPTTIKGMFFTTSKDDYLSVQVVVRSPINQVLYTNDSPEGLFSVDANMVGDYQISLTNTHWMTPVAVTFATGTDDHSILKTEHVENTFNRIKKLEEHIDNIYSQFRYFWTHNNRQMNATKKAQGRLLLYALLQFTVILVCSLISIWYVKKTVSNKRIL; from the exons atgaTTAGTTTAAAgcatattttaatatttttatcaagTTGGTGGTTTCTAGAAAAAATCATCACACTTGACGTAAAGCTATGCTCTTGTATGTATGAAGAGTACCCAGACCATGATTTG GACATGACTCCACCGGATTCTCTGGACCGAGAGGAGGACTTCCACGACGATATCCCCTACTACAACGAGTGGAACGAGAAAATGGCCGACTTCCACCCAAAATCGCTACTTTCAGTTTTAATCTCGCCCAAATCGAGCGAAGTGTTTTATGAAACGGTTGTTAAGCAGCCGACAACAATCAAGGGCATGTTCTTCACGACTTCCAAAGATGATTATTTAAGTGTTCAAGTTGTAGTTAGATCTCCAATCA acCAAGTTTTGTATACTAATGATTCCCCTGAAGGTTTGTTTTCAGTGGATGCGAACATGGTTGGAGACTATCAAATATCGCTCACAAACACCCACTGGATGACTCCAGTGGCAGTGACCTTCGCTACCGGCACAGACGATCACTCGATTTTGAAGACTGAACATGTGGAAAACACCTTTAATAGGATTAAAAAACTAGAAGAGCACATTGATAACATTTACTCTCAGTTTAGGTACTTTTGGACTCACAATAACAGGCAAATGAACGCCACCAAAAAGGCCCAGGGCCGTTTACTGCTCTACGCTCTTCTTCAATTCACTGTAATTCTCGTCTGTTCACTCATAAGCATTTGGTACGTGAAGAAGACCGTCTCCAATAAAAGGATTCTATAG
- a CDS encoding tubulin alpha chain, putative, translating to MREIIAIHVGQAGVQLGSSVWELFCAEHGVRPDGSTEIVDKNNKGEESNAFHTFFSESQSGRQVPRCVFVDLEPSVIDSVEKSRFGGLYHPEQLISGKEDAANNFARGHYTVGRDIYSPVMDRIRRLTDNCDSIQGFLFFSAVGGGTGSGTGSLLLENIGAEFERKTKLSFCIWPSPQVSTAVVEPYNSVLTTHSLLEHSDVAVVLDNEAIYGICKNNLEIGRPNHENLNKIIAQVISSLTTSLRFDGALNVDMGEFQTNLVPYPRIHFMLSSYSPIISKRKAKHEQMSVSEITFSAFDPKSMMAECDPRTGYYMSCCLMYRGDVVPKDVNNAIAAVKNKKTVRFVDWSPTGFKFGINYQPPCVVPGDDISRPSRAVCMISNSTSIAEVFTRMDKKFDLMYAKRAFVHWYISEGMEECEFQEAREDVAALEKDYESAGTQ from the exons ATGAGAGAAATTATTGCAATTCACGTAGGACAAGCCGGTGTACAACTTGGAAGCTCCGtttg GGAGTTATTTTGTGCTGAGCACGGAGTGAGGCCCGACGGTAGCACCGAGATCGTTGACAAAAACAACAAGGGTGAAGAAAGTAATGCTTTCCACACATTCTTTTCAGAATCCCAATCCGGCAGACAG gTTCCCAGATGTGTGTTTGTGGACTTGGAACCAAGTGTTATAGACTCAGTTGAGAAAAGCAGATTCGGAGGTTTGTACCACCCTGAGCAATTGATTTCCGGAAAGGAAGATGCAGCGAACAACTTCGCAAGGGGTCATTACACAGTAGGACGTGACATCTACTCCCCAGTTATGGACAGGATCAGGAGACTCACCGACAACTGTGACAGTATTCAGGGCTTTTTGTTCTTCTCCGCAGTTGGTGGAGGTACTGGTTCAGGTACTGGTAGTTTGTTGTTGGAGAACATTGGCGCAGAGTTCGAAAGGAAGACCAAACTTTCCTTCTGCATCTGGCCATCACCTCAAGTCTCCACTGCAGTTGTAGAGCCTTACAACTCAGTGTTGACTACCCATTCTCTTCTCGAGCACTCTGATGTCGCTGTAGTACTTGACAACGAGGCCATCTATGGAATCTGTAAGAACAACCTTGAAATCGGGCGTCCTAACCATGAAAACTTGAACAAGATCATTGCCCAAGTAATTTCCTCACTCACGACCTCTTTGAGGTTTGACGGTGCACTCAATGTTGACATGGGAGAGTTCCAAACTAACCTTGTTCCCTATCCCAGAATTCACTTTATGCTGTCATCTTATTCACCGATAATAAGTAAGAGGAAGGCCAAGCATGAACAAATGTCTGTTTCCGAAATCACCTTTTCTGCTTTCGACCCCAAATCCATGATGGCTGAGTGTGATCCAAGAACTGGATACTACATGTCATGTTGTCTTATGTACAG GGGTGATGTCGTACCAAAGGATGTGAATAATGCAATAGCGGCTGTGAAGAACAAGAAGACTGTGAGATTCGTTGACTGGTCTCCCACTggatttaaatttggaattaACTATCAGCCCCCGTGTGTTGTTCCGGGCGATGACATTTCCAGGCCCTCGAGGGCAGTGTGCATGATCAGTAACTCGACTTCAATTGCCGAGGTTTTCACCAGGATGGACAAGAAGTTTGACTTAATGTACGCCAAGCGTGCTTTCGTTCACTGGTACATTAGCGAGGGTATGGAGGAGTGTGAGTTCCAGGAGGCCAGGGAAGACGTGGCTGCGCTTGAAAAGGACTACGAGAGCGCCGGCACCCAGTAA
- a CDS encoding uncharacterized protein (SMART 1 transmembrane domain at aa 89-111;~1 probable transmembrane helix predicted for TA21250 by TMHMM2.0 at aa 89-111): protein MSNVYLRCLNSVYKSRSSLLGGVQVRGVKSLKDVEIISKVTDEYQKRFEDSDSSAKREKDERRKQTIKYVYYNPTFLQKLLIARARFFATGWIYLLTAILTYSGVKFMFWFDKYSHKNRYYI from the exons atgagtAATGTATACCTGAGGTGCTTGAATAGTGTATATAAGAGTAGAAGCTCGCTTTTGGGAGGAGTTCAGGTCAGGGGAGTTAAATCCTTGAAGGACGTAGAAATTATTTCTAAAGTTACAGATGAGTACCAAAAAAGGTTTGAAGACTCTGATTCAAGTGCCAAAAGGGAAAAAGATGAAAGAAGGAAACAAACAATTAAATACGTCTACTATAATCCAACATTTCTGCAGAAATTACTAAT AGCCAGAGCCAGATTTTTTGCAACAGGATGGATTTACCTTCTCACTGCCATCCTGACATACTCCGGAGTCAAGTTCATGTTCTGGTTTGACAAGTACTCACATAAGAATCGATATTACATATGA
- a CDS encoding uncharacterized protein (Tap404f10.p1c.C.cand.24 - score = 47.17) produces the protein MGDGNPNPFRKTEHYYQSSEWTGYSQPQYTDPNYRPESYPNSEPMKYLPYDNNYNTYVPSNSHGYGQSNSHYAPPNSHNYGLSNSHNYLPQNPHNIHTNPHSMQSNVHSIQSNPHSMQSNVPNYGQSTHPVDTVNLPYQSQVIDAPNISYSTRQIPTDPVSVQYKHDSIPMRYNTYPMNSVNPNNSVNNVNPVNNMNQVNPVNSVNSMGFMNYYNQRNMSGYKNDSDANYYQNYMYYSGRVPGRAGSDVTRPEIHFSRNYENLANKNFFNASLSFKEAATAMLSMDANKKTQSRQRTPNRGRGSARGLEKVQKTENTTQTTSILDQSVPRVEQNVYQKYSNTKTMYQPQASKNIEPTPAVQFSQYNPAEMSNRADVINRMEMNNRIGDMNRVDMNNRVGDMNRVDMNRMNMNRVEINRGDMVKQGEMGGKDSGYNNYFMINSKINSPEYAKYRNRGLQQLTQYNLMSQYSQQHGIGNYISNVNNYPNVNNFPTVNNYSNVNNYPNVNRNFKKIGPNAIQGPPRFIPPIHKPVPPLRNEPINKLHVIEEIHADNDYMNNIKTNSISSACSLMESFQHSLSNKRKRIRNCLVEDCRNVIGEQPKIDIQYSSTEVNGKKRYFLPEILSSLLPYHVFYCDELEQPETTKFDYSEIKDQIKQVQQNVENISNNSDYSLNQSVNPYLLFI, from the exons ATGGGTGACGGTAATCCTAACCCCTTTCGTAAGACTGAACACTACTACCAGTCTTCTGAATGGACGGGATACTCACAGCCACAGTACACCGATCCCAATTATCGGCCAGAATCTTACCCCAATTCTGAGCCAATGAAATATTTGCCATACGATAACAATTATAACACATATGTACCATCAAATTCCCATGGATATGGACAATCTAATTCACATTATGCGCCACCAAATTCACATAATTATGGACTATCGAATTCTCATAACTATTTACCACAAAATCCTCATAATATACACACAAACCCTCACAGTATGCAATCAAATGTTCACAGTATACAATCAAATCCACATAGTATGCAGTCTAATGTGCCTAATTACGGACAAAGTACACATCCAGTTGATACTGTGAATTTGCCGTATCAAAGTCAAGTAATTGATGCACCAAATATCTCATATTCCACACGCCAAATACCAACAGACCCAGTTTCTGTTCAATACAAACACGATTCAATTCCAATGAGATATAACACATACCCAATGAACTCGGTCAACCCAAATAACTCAGTAAACAATGTTAACCctgttaataatatgaacCAGGTTAATCCAGTAAATTCGGTTAATAGCATGGGatttatgaattattataacCAAAGGAATATGTCTGGGTATAAGAATGATTCAGATGCAAATTACTACCAGAATTACATGTACTATAGTGGCAGGGTGCCTGGGAGGGCAGGGTCTGACGTCACCAGGCCTGAGATTCACTTTTCGAGAAACTACGAGAATTTGGCAAACAAAAACTTCTTCAACGCCTCACTCTCGTTTAAAGAGGCAGCAACTGCAATGCTGTCAATGGACGCTAATAAGAAGACTCAGTCAAGGCAACGAACCCCAAACAGAGGCAGAGGATCCGCAAGAGGATTGGAAAAGGTTCAGAAAACAGAAAACACTACCCAGACAACCTCAATACTCGATCAAAGTGTCCCACGAGTTGAACAGAATGTATACCAAAAGTATTCCAACACCAAAACCATGTATCAACCACAAGCATCCAAGAATATTGAACCTACTCCAGCGGTCCAATTTTCACAGTATAATCCAGCCGAAATGAGTAACAGAGCAGATGTTATTAACAGAATGGAAATGAATAATAGGATTGGAGATATGAACAGGGTTGACATGAACAATAGGGTTGGAGATATGAACAGGGTTGACATGAATAGAATGAATATGAATAGGGTTGAGATCAATAGAGGAGATATGGTAAAACAGGGTGAGATGGGTGGTAAGGATTCTGGGTATAACAATTACTTTATGATAAATAGTAAGATTAATAGTCCAGAGTACGCAAAGTATAGGAACAGAGGATTGCAACAACTCACCCAGTATAACTTAATGTCACAGTATAGTCAACAGCATGGAATTGGTAATTACATTTCCAACGTTAACAATTACCCAAATGTCAACAACTTTCCTACCGTTAACAATTACTCTAACGTTAATAACTATCCGAACGTTAACAGGAACTTTAAGAAAATTGGCCCAAACGCAATCCAGGGCCCGCCCAGATTCATACCACCAATCCACAAGCCAGTTCCACCCCTAAGAAATGAACCAATCAACAAACTTCACGTCATCGAGGAAATTCACGCCGACAACGATTACATGAATAATATCAAAACCAACTCAATCTCGTCCGCTTGTTCACTCATGGAATCGTTTCAACACTCATTATCCAATAAACGTAAAAG GATAAGAAATTGTTTGGTTGAGGATTGTAGAAATGTTATCGGAGAACAGCCTAAGATAGACATACAATATTCAAGTACAGAGGTTAACGGGAAGAAAAGGTACTTTTTGCCGGAGATTTTGTCATCTCTTTTGCCATACCACGTCTTCTATTGCGACGAACTAGAACAACCAGAAACAACCAAATTCGATTACTCAGAAATCAAAGACCAAATCAAACAAGTACAACAAAATGTCGAAAATATCTCAAATAACAGTGATTACTCACTTAATCAATCGGTAAACCCCTATTTACTATTCATTTAA